A section of the Primulina eburnea isolate SZY01 chromosome 1, ASM2296580v1, whole genome shotgun sequence genome encodes:
- the LOC140827115 gene encoding SKP1-like protein 1A, with protein MSSIDAASQNTIMLKSSDGETFEVEEAVAVESQTIKHMIEDNCADTTIPLPNVTSKILAKVIEYCKRHVESAAKPSSDGVSTDKVVDDELKNFDTEFVKVDQGTLFDLILAANYLNIKSLLDLTCQTVADMIKGKTPEEIRKTFNIKNDFTPEEEEEVRRENAWAFE; from the exons ATGTCGTCCATTGATGCCGCTTCGCAGAATACGATCATGTTGAAGAGCTCCGATGGCGAGACTTTCGAAGTTGAGGAGGCTGTTGCTGTCGAATCGCAGACCATAAAGCACATGATCGAGGATAACTGCGCCGACACCACTATCCCGCTGCCCAACGTCACATCGAAGATCCTCGCCAAGGTGATTGAGTACTGCAAGCGTCACGTCGAATCCGCAGCCAAGCCTTCCTCCGACGGCGTTTCCACGGACAAGGTCGTCGACGACGAGTTGAAGAATTTCGATACCGAGTTCGTCAAGGTTGATCAGGGGACGCTCTTCGATCTGATTTTG GCTGCAAACTACTTAAACATCAAGAGCTTGCTCGATCTCACTTGTCAAACTGTGGCTGACATGATCAAGGGGAAGACACCCGAGGAAATTCGCAAGACATTCAACATTAAAAATGACTTTACTCcggaagaggaagaagaagttcGCAGGGAGAACGCATGGGCGTTTGAGTGA
- the LOC140827123 gene encoding tRNA-dihydrouridine(47) synthase [NAD(P)(+)]-like has protein sequence MEAGANSLNDIVLTPSAAVSALSTEEMVAKAIAPVKREFLCPPSVRPSDTTNVNDSDGKKTDVNDTNSTPVLKEKKSKRQLKRERREEKKSALHLCPEVAKSGKVSTCRYNESCRFSHDLEAFKAQKPDDLKGMCPFLVDEGPCPYGLACRFAGTHRDDDACVGNGTLNSHKKGNEMNSLDKDFQKLLWKNKVKFPKADASLKLLGLLGKGKLKKMDDDENGGKNFANGTGEVDENGCCKASAVPGNEVDCFVEVFEEDKKHETDLDTELRAPKKTKCLVDDTCSVQHNNGRIREEGDKDKRCEHNEPQTIAEHAIGDTDKSLKLHQREKKLIDFRQKLYLAPLTTVGNLPYRRLCKVLGADITCGEMAMCTNLLQGQASEWALLRRHSSEDFFGVQICGAYPDTVAKTVELIEKHCTVDFIDINMGCPIDIVVNKGAGSCLLTKPTRMKSVVEASSRAVDTPVTIKVRTGYFEGKNRIDSLIHDIGNWGATAITIHGRTRQQRYSKLADWQYIYQCARAASQGLQVLGNGDVLSYLDWRNHHTDCPELSSCMIARGALIKPWIFTEIKEQRNWDISSGERLDILKDYVRFGLEHWGSDSKGVETTRHFLLEWLSYTCRYVPVGLLDVIPQKINWRPPSYFGRDDLETLMASDSAADWIRISEMLLGKVPTGFTFAPKHKSNAYDKAENG, from the exons ATGGAAGCTGGAGCCAATTCGTTGAACGACATCGTATTGACCCCGTCTGCAGCCGTATCTGCGCTGAGCACGGAGGAGATGGTGGCTAAAGCCATAGCTCCAGTAAAAAGAGAGTTTCTCTGTCCACCTTCTGTCAGACCTTCCGATACAACTAATGTTAACGATTCAGATGGAAAGAAAACTGATGTAAATGACACAAATTCAACTCCAGTTCTCAAGGAGAAAAAATCCAAGCGCCAGCTCAAACGCGAGCGCCGTGAG GAAAAAAAATCGGCATTGCATCTGTGTCCGGAGGTGGCAAAAAGTGGGAAGGTTAGTACGTGTCGGTATAATGAGAGTTGCCGCTTCAGCCATGATTTGGAAGCATTTAAAGCTCAG AAACCAGACGATTTGAAAGGAATGTGCCCTTTTTTGGTTGATGAAGGGCCATGTCCTTATGGTCTTGCTTGTAGATTTGCAGGCACACATAGAGATGATGATGCCTGTGTGGGTAATGGAACACTTAATTCACACAAGAAAGGCAACGAGATGAATTCATTGGACAAGGATTTTCAGAAGCTTCTGTGGAAAAACAAAGTGAAGTTCCCCAAGGCAGATGCTTCACTCAAGCTGCTTGGGCTTCTG GGTAAGGGAAAACTAAAGAAAATGGATGATGATGAGAACGGTGGCAAAAATTTTGCAAACGGCACTGGAGAAGTTGATGAAAATGGTTGTTGTAAAGCGTCTGCTGTTCCGGGTAATGAAGTGGATTGCTTTGTTGAAGTCTTTGAAGAAGATAAGAAACATGAAACAGATTTGGATACTGAGCTCAGAGCCCCGAAGAAGACAAAATGTCTGGTGGATGATACTTGTTCAGTACAACATAATAATG GCCGAATTCGAGAAGAGGGAGACAAAGACAAAAGATGTGAACATAATGAACCACAAACCATTGCGGAACATGCTATAGGAGACACTGATAAAAGCCTAAAGTTGCATCAACGTGAAAAGAAACTCATTGATTTTAGACAAAAACTCTATCTTGCTCCCCTGACAACTGTAGGAAATCTACCGTATCGCAGACTTTGCAAGGTTCTGGGAGCTGATATTACGTGCGGTGAGATGGCCATGTGTACTAATCTTTTGCAG GGTCAAGCTTCAGAATGGGCATTGCTGAGACGCCATTCATCTGAAGATTTCTTTGGCGTACAGATCTGTGGGGCTTATCCAGATACAGTTGCCAAAACTGTTGAACTCATTGAGAAGCATTGCACTGTAGATTTCATCGATATTAATATGGGATGTCCAATTGATATTGTTGTTAACAAGGGTGCTGGATCTTGCCTCCTCACCAAACCTACGCGGATGAAAAGTGTTGTAGAAGCCTCTTCTAGAGCGGTTGACACACCCGTGACAATAAAG GTAAGGACAGGTTATTTTGAGGGCAAAAACCGAATTGACTCTTTGATACATGATATTGGAAATTGGGGAGCCACTGCAATAACAATACATGGCCGCACAAGGCAGCAACGCTACAGCAAACTCGCAGACTGGCAATACATCTACCAATGTGCAAGAGCTGCCTCTCAGGGCCTGCAAGTTCTTGGAAATGGCGACGTGTTATCTTATCTTGACTGGAGAAATCACCATACCGATTGCCCTGAGCTCTCATCATGCATGATTGCTCGAGGGGCGTTGATTAAG CCTTGGATATTTACTGAAATCAAGGAACAGAGGAATTGGGACATTAGTTCTGGGGAAAGGTTGGACATTTTGAAAGATTATGTACGCTTTGGCCTTGAGCATTGGGGTTCGGACTCTAAAG GAGTTGAGACAACGAGGCACTTCTTACTGGAATGGCTCAGTTACACATGCAGATATGTACCAGTTGGTCTGTTAGATGTTATCCCACAGAAGATCAATTGGCGGCCACCCTCATATTTTGGGCGCGATGATCTTGAGACGTTAATGGCAtctgattctgctgctgatTGG ATTAGGATCTCTGAGATGTTGCTTGGCAAGGTGCCTACCGGGTTCACATTTGCACCCAAGCACAAGTCCAATGCATATGACAAGGCAGAAAATGGGTAA